The Peribacillus simplex genome contains a region encoding:
- a CDS encoding DUF3905 domain-containing protein, translating to MKKKLDSPIIDGTQPHQINAPSFKGTGIKPQAPFVNDYGVVIGDSKYASENSPLENWSEETDPEIMAGDEWIHPTNDIGWNSTENRELLESKKAPQPPFMHPDKDVSTDAD from the coding sequence ATGAAAAAGAAATTGGATTCACCAATCATCGACGGTACACAGCCTCACCAAATTAACGCACCAAGCTTTAAGGGAACCGGCATAAAACCACAAGCTCCATTCGTCAATGATTATGGAGTCGTCATCGGCGACAGTAAATATGCATCCGAAAACTCACCACTCGAAAATTGGAGTGAAGAGACAGACCCGGAAATCATGGCTGGAGACGAATGGATACACCCTACCAATGATATAGGCTGGAATTCAACTGAAAACCGTGAACTGTTAGAGTCCAAAAAAGCGCCGCAGCCACCTTTCATGCATCCCGATAAGGATGTGAGCACTGATGCGGATTGA
- a CDS encoding PAS domain-containing sensor histidine kinase → MKIGYGNETEYKQEILKLNKRIEGFLNIFNSMSEPYIRVDEELRLTYANDAACALLETGKEQLESMKITDFLDVIPLNNQEVSSSLKTSNESERQIIQLHTGALKQIEFIRIGLLSEGQQFYRLGDVTLDVSSSRETGMSRQMFLDIFDTAIESIVLFDSSGIIMEVNHAFIYVLGIPKKEIVGKNISDLISPDYREYWDESIQRAFDESNFKGEVEIKVGEELHHFTFSMSSTVGNELYMSVLRKITESNIIEKKLETSERIFAELFDQSMDAIIFWNDDGIIFRVNHSACKIFESSREDLIGSHIWKYVYSNNHHFDQMMETFERDTQVRGELIYKMPNNQIKLLELTAKKHEGDGYNVTIFRNVSERWLIEKELRDSEKKFRKIFEGTLDGLILWNHEGFTDINEAGQKILEISKRKLLSLSVKGFIEKIPENAPVLNAHIENVYKHEVYSSIIPITFEDGRVKHIEFLTRKNLYSNLNLSIFRDVSKNLEMQEQIRKSDTLNVVGELAAGIAHEIRNPMTALKGFIQLLEDGVKGEFSTYFHVITSEIKRIETIITEFLVLAKPQALKIFKQDVHTILRETLELMAAQALLENIQFVTEFEEDECKVLCEANQLKQVFINIIKNALEVMPDGGSVHIRTSRFSEKYVCISITDKGMGISTEMLKKLGEPFYTTKDRGTGLGLMVSYKIIEEHNGYIEVESEVGIGTSFHIYLPFE, encoded by the coding sequence ATGAAAATCGGTTATGGGAATGAAACGGAATATAAACAGGAAATTTTAAAATTGAATAAACGGATCGAAGGGTTTTTGAACATTTTCAATTCGATGTCAGAGCCTTATATTAGGGTTGATGAGGAACTGCGTCTCACTTATGCCAATGATGCCGCTTGTGCCCTGCTTGAAACCGGGAAAGAGCAGCTGGAGTCAATGAAGATAACTGATTTTCTCGATGTCATCCCTTTAAATAACCAGGAAGTGTCAAGTTCCCTAAAAACCTCGAATGAAAGTGAAAGGCAAATTATCCAGCTACATACCGGAGCCCTTAAGCAAATAGAGTTTATACGTATAGGCTTACTTTCAGAAGGACAGCAGTTCTACCGTTTGGGGGATGTGACATTGGATGTTTCTTCGTCAAGGGAAACAGGGATGTCAAGGCAGATGTTTTTGGACATTTTCGATACAGCCATAGAAAGCATCGTTCTATTCGACAGTTCAGGAATAATAATGGAAGTGAACCATGCCTTTATTTATGTCTTGGGCATCCCGAAAAAAGAGATTGTCGGTAAGAATATAAGTGACCTCATATCCCCAGATTATAGGGAGTATTGGGATGAGAGCATACAAAGAGCCTTTGATGAGTCGAACTTCAAAGGAGAGGTAGAGATAAAGGTTGGGGAAGAACTGCATCATTTCACTTTCTCGATGAGTTCAACGGTAGGAAATGAATTATATATGTCGGTGCTTCGAAAAATTACAGAATCAAATATAATAGAAAAAAAGTTAGAGACTAGCGAACGGATTTTTGCGGAATTATTCGACCAGTCCATGGACGCGATCATATTCTGGAATGATGACGGGATCATTTTTCGGGTCAATCATTCAGCATGTAAAATATTCGAATCCAGCAGGGAGGATTTGATAGGCAGTCATATCTGGAAATACGTATACAGCAATAACCACCATTTTGATCAGATGATGGAAACGTTTGAAAGAGACACCCAGGTGCGGGGTGAGCTGATTTATAAAATGCCTAATAACCAAATTAAATTGCTTGAATTGACTGCCAAAAAACATGAAGGTGACGGATATAACGTAACGATCTTTCGAAATGTCAGTGAGCGCTGGCTGATTGAGAAGGAATTAAGGGATAGTGAAAAGAAGTTCAGGAAGATTTTTGAGGGAACATTAGACGGCTTGATTTTATGGAATCATGAAGGGTTCACCGACATTAATGAAGCGGGTCAGAAAATATTGGAGATTTCGAAGCGCAAACTGCTTTCATTATCTGTAAAGGGATTCATCGAAAAAATTCCTGAAAATGCTCCTGTCTTGAACGCTCACATTGAAAATGTGTATAAGCATGAGGTCTACTCTTCCATCATTCCGATAACATTCGAAGATGGAAGGGTTAAGCATATTGAATTTTTGACGAGGAAAAATTTATATTCGAACCTGAATTTAAGCATTTTCCGTGATGTGAGTAAAAATCTCGAAATGCAGGAACAAATCCGAAAATCGGATACTTTGAATGTCGTTGGTGAACTGGCGGCCGGAATTGCTCACGAAATCAGGAATCCAATGACAGCCTTAAAAGGTTTTATCCAGTTGCTTGAGGATGGTGTGAAAGGGGAGTTTTCCACATATTTTCATGTGATTACATCCGAAATTAAGCGAATCGAAACCATTATCACGGAATTTTTGGTATTGGCAAAGCCGCAGGCGCTGAAAATTTTCAAGCAGGATGTTCATACCATATTGAGAGAGACACTGGAATTAATGGCCGCTCAGGCACTGTTGGAAAATATTCAATTCGTGACAGAATTTGAAGAAGATGAATGTAAGGTATTATGCGAAGCGAACCAGTTAAAGCAAGTGTTCATTAACATCATCAAGAATGCATTGGAAGTCATGCCGGATGGCGGATCTGTTCACATTAGAACTAGCCGATTTTCAGAGAAATACGTTTGCATTTCAATTACCGACAAAGGCATGGGGATTTCAACGGAAATGCTAAAAAAATTGGGTGAACCTTTTTATACGACGAAGGATAGGGGAACCGGGCTTGGGCTCATGGTCAGCTATAAAATCATTGAAGAGCACAATGGCTATATAGAAGTGGAGAGCGAAGTGGGAATAGGGACGAGCTTTCATATTTATTTGCCATTCGAGTAA
- a CDS encoding MFS transporter, whose product MGSIAAIKTKPQKQDMTLKIMIIIGICHLMNDSLQAVVPAMFPILEKSMSLTYTQLGMIAFCLNIVSSLLQPAVGFYTDKKPIPYALPIGLTSTLIGVIILAIAPNYTIILGAVLLMGLGSAIFHPEGSRVAYMAGGPKRGLAQSIYQVGGNSGQALAPLITAIVLVPFGQKGALWFALVALMAVILLLYIAKWYSQKLVHFQPKKLAAKIINKERSHKVAKALVLILFIIFARSWYVSCMTNFYSFYLIEQYSFTIKSAQFFLFAFLAAGAVGTFFGGPLADRFGRKNVILFSFAASMPITALLPFVPPTAAFVLLLMAGFIIMSSFSVTVIYAQELVPGKVGTMAGLTVGLAFGMGAIGSVSLGAIADIIGIESMIKLVGFLPLLGIISILLPTDLTLKKWYTEE is encoded by the coding sequence ATGGGAAGTATCGCTGCCATTAAAACAAAACCGCAAAAACAAGATATGACTCTGAAAATCATGATCATCATTGGCATATGCCATTTAATGAATGATTCTCTTCAGGCCGTCGTACCGGCCATGTTCCCAATCCTCGAAAAATCAATGTCGCTAACATATACACAGCTGGGAATGATTGCATTCTGCCTGAATATCGTCTCATCGCTCCTGCAACCGGCAGTTGGATTCTATACGGATAAAAAGCCAATTCCTTATGCATTGCCCATTGGGTTGACCAGTACTTTAATCGGGGTCATCATTCTGGCAATTGCCCCAAACTATACCATTATCCTTGGTGCAGTCCTCTTGATGGGCTTAGGGTCGGCCATATTCCATCCGGAAGGCTCCAGGGTTGCCTATATGGCAGGCGGACCAAAGAGAGGCCTGGCACAATCAATTTATCAGGTCGGCGGGAATAGCGGGCAGGCACTTGCCCCACTCATCACAGCCATCGTGCTTGTTCCTTTTGGTCAAAAAGGCGCACTCTGGTTTGCCCTGGTGGCCTTAATGGCCGTTATCCTATTGCTGTATATTGCCAAGTGGTATTCCCAAAAATTAGTTCACTTCCAGCCTAAAAAGCTTGCTGCAAAAATAATCAATAAAGAGCGGTCCCATAAAGTGGCCAAGGCCCTGGTATTGATATTATTCATAATCTTTGCCCGTTCCTGGTATGTATCGTGCATGACGAACTTTTACAGTTTTTATTTGATCGAGCAGTATTCGTTCACGATAAAATCCGCACAATTTTTCCTATTTGCCTTTTTGGCAGCCGGTGCTGTAGGTACATTTTTCGGAGGTCCGCTTGCTGATAGATTCGGGCGTAAAAATGTCATTCTCTTTTCTTTCGCTGCCAGCATGCCAATAACCGCACTTTTACCATTCGTACCCCCTACAGCCGCTTTTGTTTTATTATTGATGGCGGGATTCATTATAATGAGCAGTTTTTCCGTCACTGTAATATACGCACAGGAATTGGTCCCGGGAAAAGTCGGAACGATGGCAGGCTTGACAGTGGGGTTAGCCTTTGGAATGGGTGCCATTGGATCCGTTTCATTGGGAGCCATTGCAGATATAATTGGAATCGAATCCATGATTAAGCTAGTGGGATTCCTGCCATTACTGGGAATCATCAGCATATTGCTGCCGACTGATCTGACATTGAAAAAATGGTATACAGAAGAATGA
- a CDS encoding aspartyl-phosphate phosphatase Spo0E family protein, translated as MNSRCAMEICSEIRMKRWEMMELAKMYGLGHEYTLRQSEQLDKLINEYLILQHHSSVEVRNKREEMVVIVQQPFNDDITF; from the coding sequence ATGAATTCTAGGTGTGCAATGGAGATTTGTTCTGAGATTCGAATGAAGCGTTGGGAAATGATGGAGCTGGCCAAAATGTATGGACTAGGTCATGAATATACCCTTCGCCAAAGTGAGCAGCTTGACAAACTTATAAATGAGTATTTGATCCTTCAACATCATTCATCAGTGGAAGTGAGAAATAAGCGGGAAGAGATGGTTGTTATTGTGCAGCAGCCGTTTAATGACGACATTACCTTTTAG
- a CDS encoding ZIP family metal transporter has product MSGVLLGSILSAMSTGFGALPILFIQGSITHRFRDTLLAFTAGIMMAASLLSLIPESLATGGYMQLVIGVFLGVMTLTIMEKNIPHIDLSHTKSGIQFDEKALLIITAITLHNIPEGLSVGVSYASDSADTGNLIAFAIGLQNAPEGLLVALFLINQKIGKLTAFLIATLTGTIEIITGLLGYYLTSYIGFLVPYGLAFAAGAMLFIVYKELIPESHGDGNERTSTYSFIVGLLFMVILLEVL; this is encoded by the coding sequence ATGAGTGGAGTTTTATTAGGCAGCATCCTATCTGCTATGTCTACAGGGTTTGGTGCGTTACCAATCTTGTTCATTCAAGGTTCAATCACACATCGATTCAGAGACACGCTTCTGGCATTTACTGCTGGAATTATGATGGCTGCTTCGTTATTGAGCCTGATCCCGGAGTCTCTGGCCACCGGAGGGTATATGCAGCTAGTCATTGGGGTTTTTCTCGGGGTAATGACATTAACGATCATGGAAAAAAACATTCCTCATATTGATCTCAGCCATACGAAAAGTGGCATTCAGTTCGATGAAAAGGCTTTGCTCATCATCACTGCCATCACACTCCATAATATTCCTGAGGGTCTTTCTGTTGGGGTCAGTTACGCCTCTGATTCAGCTGATACTGGTAACTTGATCGCTTTTGCCATCGGCTTGCAAAATGCTCCGGAAGGCTTACTAGTCGCCTTGTTTTTAATTAATCAAAAAATCGGTAAACTCACAGCGTTCCTGATAGCAACCCTAACCGGTACCATCGAAATAATTACAGGCTTACTGGGTTATTATTTAACTTCTTACATTGGGTTCCTGGTTCCATACGGCCTAGCTTTCGCCGCCGGGGCCATGCTTTTCATCGTTTATAAGGAATTGATTCCTGAAAGCCATGGTGATGGTAATGAACGCACATCCACCTATTCCTTCATTGTCGGCCTTTTGTTCATGGTCATATTATTGGAAGTTTTGTAA
- a CDS encoding B12-binding domain-containing radical SAM protein has product MNIIISTLNAKYIHTSLSIRYLKAYAQPDYDVQLAEYTIKDPIMNIVGDLHSKKPDVIGFSCYIWNIEETMKVVAMLKKINPELVIILGGPEVTYDVGEWLDQIPGADFIVIGEGEVTFKALLSEIEGSNDYKKVGGIAYRQDGKKIIQPQNGKVDLKSLPSPYRLEEDRGDLSKRVTYIETSRGCPFSCQFCLSSIEVGVRYFDREKIKEDIRYLMANGAKTIKFVDRTFNISRSYAMEMFQFLIDEHLPGVVFQFEITADIMRPEVIQFLNDNAPAGLFRFEIGVQSTNDHTNDLVMRRQNFEKLTRTVTMVKEGQKIDQHLDLIAGLPEEDYHSFRKTFNDVFELRPEEMQLGFLKMLRGTGLRIRAAEHQYIYSEHAPYEILGNNVLSFDDIVRIKQVEDVLEKYWNDHRMDHTTEYLVKTVFQSPFDFFQDFGTYWDEQGWSRIGHQLEDLFRRLQQFLASRESAELKNIIGLMKLDYFMNQKYKPRKPWWEASLDKNGRKEIYEEILNKPEQLGSSFTALSLNEKEIHKHTLLEALPFDLETYLAEGIIVEKPSFMLAYFDPSGKGSTIFPLTKSGSIIF; this is encoded by the coding sequence ATGAATATAATAATCAGTACTCTTAACGCAAAATATATCCATACATCGCTATCCATTCGATATTTAAAAGCTTATGCCCAGCCCGATTATGATGTACAGCTGGCAGAATATACGATAAAAGATCCAATTATGAACATAGTTGGTGACCTTCATTCCAAAAAACCTGATGTCATAGGGTTCAGCTGCTATATTTGGAACATCGAGGAAACGATGAAAGTCGTAGCCATGCTGAAGAAGATCAATCCAGAATTGGTTATCATTCTCGGCGGACCTGAAGTCACCTATGATGTTGGGGAATGGCTTGATCAGATTCCCGGGGCTGATTTCATCGTAATTGGCGAAGGTGAAGTCACCTTCAAGGCCCTTTTATCTGAAATTGAAGGTTCGAATGACTATAAGAAGGTCGGCGGCATTGCGTATCGACAGGATGGAAAAAAAATCATCCAGCCTCAGAACGGCAAGGTTGATTTGAAATCCCTTCCTTCTCCATATCGTTTGGAGGAAGACCGCGGCGACCTATCTAAACGTGTCACCTATATCGAAACTAGCCGAGGGTGCCCGTTCAGCTGCCAATTTTGCCTTTCATCGATTGAAGTGGGTGTCAGGTATTTTGATCGTGAAAAGATTAAAGAAGATATCAGATACCTTATGGCTAATGGTGCCAAGACCATTAAGTTCGTTGACCGAACCTTCAACATTAGCCGAAGCTATGCAATGGAGATGTTTCAATTCTTAATCGATGAACATCTTCCCGGTGTGGTTTTCCAGTTCGAGATCACGGCTGACATCATGCGTCCGGAGGTTATCCAGTTCTTGAACGATAATGCCCCTGCAGGACTGTTTCGCTTTGAAATAGGGGTGCAATCGACGAATGATCATACGAATGATTTAGTCATGAGAAGGCAGAACTTCGAAAAATTGACCAGGACCGTAACCATGGTCAAAGAAGGGCAGAAAATTGATCAACATTTAGACCTTATTGCCGGTTTACCAGAAGAAGATTATCATTCTTTCAGAAAAACTTTCAATGATGTTTTCGAGCTCAGACCCGAAGAGATGCAACTTGGTTTCTTAAAGATGCTTCGTGGCACTGGCTTACGGATACGTGCCGCTGAACACCAATATATATACAGCGAACATGCTCCCTATGAAATCCTGGGAAATAATGTTTTATCCTTTGATGACATTGTCCGCATTAAACAGGTTGAAGATGTCCTTGAAAAGTACTGGAATGACCATAGAATGGATCATACCACGGAATATCTTGTCAAAACGGTATTTCAATCACCATTCGACTTCTTTCAAGATTTCGGTACCTATTGGGATGAACAAGGATGGTCACGAATCGGACATCAGCTTGAAGACTTGTTCAGACGTTTACAGCAGTTTCTGGCTTCCCGGGAATCTGCTGAACTGAAAAACATTATCGGACTCATGAAGTTGGATTATTTCATGAATCAAAAATATAAACCACGTAAACCTTGGTGGGAAGCTTCATTAGATAAAAATGGTCGGAAAGAGATATATGAAGAGATTCTGAATAAGCCTGAACAGCTTGGTTCCTCTTTCACAGCTTTGTCACTTAATGAAAAAGAAATACACAAACACACATTGCTCGAGGCACTTCCCTTTGATTTGGAAACATATTTAGCTGAGGGAATAATCGTCGAGAAACCATCGTTCATGCTTGCCTATTTTGATCCGAGTGGTAAGGGCTCAACAATATTCCCTCTCACAAAATCTGGAAGCATCATTTTTTAA
- a CDS encoding acyltransferase family protein has translation MKQRDFFFDNAKFILMAFVVFGHLLNTYIHDSETINALYKTIYSFHMPAFILVSGFFAKGFYQKGYLGKITKKLILPYIIFQLIYTVYYYFLYERSAITIDLLDPQWSLWFLISLFCWNIMLLGFSKLKPSAGIGLSFIIALLIGYIDIISNYLSLSRTFVFFPMFLIGYHLSKEHLKILFTPKVRLASLSVMLVIFIGFYLNADINYKWLLGSKPYAELEDATIVSMFKRLGFYGLSIISVFSFLSFIPRGQYFFTNWGKQTLYVYLLHGFFIRFFRESSIQEYFSNTESFIMLAGLAFLITVLLSSQMIATMAQPIIELKATKTKRLMTKTKKYIKQAF, from the coding sequence ATGAAACAACGTGATTTTTTCTTCGATAACGCCAAGTTCATTCTCATGGCTTTTGTCGTCTTTGGACATTTGCTGAATACGTATATACATGACAGTGAAACGATAAACGCTTTATATAAAACCATTTATTCCTTTCACATGCCTGCCTTTATCCTTGTTTCAGGGTTCTTTGCGAAAGGTTTTTATCAAAAAGGGTATTTAGGTAAAATTACTAAAAAACTGATTTTGCCCTATATCATTTTCCAATTGATATATACCGTTTACTACTATTTCTTATATGAACGTTCTGCCATCACTATAGACCTGCTTGACCCCCAATGGTCGCTATGGTTCCTGATCAGTTTATTCTGTTGGAACATCATGCTCCTTGGTTTCTCAAAGCTAAAGCCATCAGCAGGCATAGGTTTATCTTTTATAATCGCATTATTGATTGGATATATTGATATTATCTCCAATTACCTTAGTCTCTCCAGGACATTCGTTTTTTTCCCGATGTTTTTGATCGGATACCATTTAAGCAAGGAACATTTAAAAATACTATTCACTCCCAAAGTTCGTTTGGCTTCACTTAGTGTAATGTTAGTGATTTTTATCGGTTTTTATTTAAATGCCGATATCAATTATAAATGGCTGCTCGGTTCGAAACCTTATGCCGAACTTGAAGATGCGACGATCGTGTCCATGTTTAAACGCCTAGGATTTTATGGATTGAGCATAATTTCAGTGTTCAGCTTCCTTTCGTTCATTCCACGCGGACAATATTTCTTTACGAACTGGGGGAAACAAACCCTTTATGTCTATCTGCTGCATGGTTTCTTCATTCGGTTTTTCCGTGAAAGCTCCATACAGGAATACTTCAGCAATACAGAGAGCTTTATCATGCTCGCTGGCCTCGCTTTCTTGATTACCGTGTTATTATCAAGTCAAATGATCGCTACGATGGCGCAGCCGATCATCGAATTGAAAGCGACCAAAACAAAACGACTCATGACTAAAACGAAAAAGTATATTAAACAAGCTTTTTAA